GCCGCGCCCGATGTCGTCCGAGACACTCGGTGTCGTCGCCGAAGCCCTGGCGGTGAGCCGGGCGAGCGGCGGGGCGTTCGACGTGACGGTGGGTCCACTGGTCGAGGCGTGGGGCTTCGGGCCGGGCGGACGGGCGCCGGCGGCGCCGGACGAGGCGACGCTGGCTGCGCTGCGGGGCAGGGTCGGGGCCGAGCTGCTGGAAGTCGATCTCGCGGCGGGGACCCTGCGGAAGCGCCGCGGGGACGTCGTGGTCGACCTGTCGGCCATCGCGAAGGGCTACGCGGTCGACGCGGTCGCGGCGCTGCTCGACGATCTCGGCTTCGGCGACCATCTGGTCGAGATCGGCGGCGAGTTGCGGGCCGCCGGTACGAACGAGGCGGGAACGCCGTGGCGGGTCGCCATCGAGCGGCCGGTTCCGGGCGCGCCGGCGGCGCAGCGCATCCTGCCCCTGACGGACGCCGCGCTGGCCACCTCCGGCGACTACCGCAACTTCTACGAGCTCGACGGCGCTCGGGTGTCCCATACGGTCGACCCGCGCACCGGCCGTCCGGTCACTCATGGGTTGCTGTCGGTCAGCGTCATCGCAGAGCGGTGCAGCCTGGCCGACGCCCGCTCGACGGCGCTCAACGTGCTCGGTCCCGAAGCGGGTTACGCTCTGGCGGTCGAGCAGGGGTGGGCGGCCCTGTTCGTCGAGGACGACGGCGCGGGCCGGCTCGTCGAACGGGAGACGCCGGCGTTCATGGCCGCGGTGCGGTGGGCCGGCTCCAGGGAGAGGCAGTGACCAGCGACCAGACGAAGTCTGGCCGGATCGACACGCTCGAGGAGGTGGTAGAGTGGCACTTATGGCCCACGAGGTGATCGCAGTACTCACACTGCTGTTGTCGCTGGTCAGTGCGATCGGGGTGCTGTGGATCGCGTTACGTCTGGAACGGGTGACGGGGCGACTCGATTCCGTGGAGCAGGACGTACGATCACACGTGAACATGCCGGGGCTGCACGCGCCACGGCAATAGGCCGCCGGCCGATCTCGAGAAGAGGTTCGAACGTCTCGGATTGCGTGGGACGACTTCCGACTGGAATCGAATCGAGATGGGTCTGTTCCTGCTGACCACCGGGGTGATCGCGGGCGTCATGCTCGTCATGGCGGTAGGGCTGCTGTTCAAGTACCCCTGCCTGCGGGGTTCGTGCGGCGGGCCGGATGTCGTCGATGCCGAGGGGCGGTCGTTGCGTTGCGACGCGTGCCCACGACGGCGAACCGACGCCCAGGCCGGATCCTGACCGCCATCATCCCGCGGCAAGCGGAGTCTTCTTCGTCGTCAGGCGCGGTTCTGCGCCCGGGCCGCGTTGGCGACGGCTTCCGCGAGGTGGTCGTCCTCCCGCGGGTCCACCGACCGCAGATCCAGAAGCAGGCGCTCGTCGGCGATGCGGCCGATCACCGGCGGTACGCCGCCGCGCAACGCTGCCGCGAGATCGTCCGGGGTTCGGCCGGCGACCTCGACGGCGAGGGCGCGGCTCGGCAGCGTGACCCCGGGCGTGCTCCCGCCGCCGATGGTCGCCTCGGTGGAAGCGATGGAGACGGTCAGCCCGCCCACTTCCGCGAGCCGCGACCGGAGCGCGGCGGCGCGCGCCTCGACATCGGCGACCGGGGTCTCGATCATGCGCACCACCGGCACGTTGTCGCCGGCGCGTCCGGCGGCGTGCTCGATCAGCGTCGCTTCCAGCGTGGCGTAGGTCAGCTTGTCGACCCGCAGCGCCCGCCTGGATCGACTGTCTGGCGCGCGGCCGGCGGCTGGGCCGATCGCTGGTCCTGCGCGGGGCGCCGATGCGCCGCCGTGCCCTGCCCGCCGCACTGGCGTCGCGGCCGTTGCGGCCGGCGCCGGAGAGCGCGATCCGCGTGCCCGTCGATGCCCCGTCGCTGCTGCTCAACCGCTGGGCGGTAGGCCTGTTCAACGGCCTGTACCACCGGCGGGGGCGCGCGCATGGCGGCCCGCACCCGGTGCACTTTGATTCCTTCTTCTTTCCGCTGGATCGGATCGACGGGTGGAACCGGCTCTACGGCCGGCGCGGCTTCGTCCAGTACCAGTGCGTGCTGCCCGCCGGCGAGAGCGCCGCCGGCCTCGCCGCCCTGCTGGGTTGCGTGTCCGTGACCCGACAGGGTTCGTTTCTCGCCGTCCTCAAGCGATTCGGCCCCGCCGGCGAGGGCCTGATGTCGTTTCCAACCGAGGGCTACACGCTGGCGCTCGACCTGCCCCTGCGCCGGGGGACGCTGGCCCTGGTCGACGCCCTGGACGGTATTACGCACGCGCACGGCGGGCGCGTGTACCTCGCGAAGGACGCCTGCAAGGGCCGGGATAGCCGACAGTTCGATCATTGCCGGCGGCGCCCTGAAGGTGCTGGATCTCCCGAATGATCTCTTTACTGTCGTGTAGTAGATACGTGGTATCACGATTTAGTCACTGACAACCTGTTAACCTCATGAGCAATGGGGTTTCCTTCCTGGTTTCGTTCCCTAGGTGGTGCGCGGATGGACACAGAATTCCGCTTCGCCGCGTTCTGCGGCGCAAGCTCCTGGTGAGACCGTAGTGGCCGAGCGCAAGAACGGCATTGGAACCGCCCGGTCCCCTTCCGGGCCGGGTGC
This genomic window from Acidobacteriota bacterium contains:
- a CDS encoding FAD:protein FMN transferase; this translates as MCSTWRRGQRGLALAAITLTLSACSQAAHSGFGAGQRHTIAGETMGTTFAATVVSGARVGGVHASAAASPAREFEPATVEAEVRRLLDEIEGRMSHYRADSELSRFNGARTTAPRPMSSETLGVVAEALAVSRASGGAFDVTVGPLVEAWGFGPGGRAPAAPDEATLAALRGRVGAELLEVDLAAGTLRKRRGDVVVDLSAIAKGYAVDAVAALLDDLGFGDHLVEIGGELRAAGTNEAGTPWRVAIERPVPGAPAAQRILPLTDAALATSGDYRNFYELDGARVSHTVDPRTGRPVTHGLLSVSVIAERCSLADARSTALNVLGPEAGYALAVEQGWAALFVEDDGAGRLVERETPAFMAAVRWAGSRERQ